Proteins encoded within one genomic window of Candidatus Schekmanbacteria bacterium:
- a CDS encoding type II methionyl aminopeptidase gives MLFCLMDDSVIDSYVRAGNIAREIKKFVENFVKKDMKLIDIALAIDDKIAKFGATPAFPVNLSIDEVAAHFTPDLSCEKKAGGLLKVDIGVCVDGYIADTAISIDLTGGEHKHLLEANRLVLSNVEKIVKPKMKLNEVGIAVEEALLKFNSDNGTNFSIVRGLCGHSLGKDTIHAGITIPNYKNPSETILDEIAFAVEPFLTYGRGEIYEGAGGGIFALSKVGAKVRDSYSREILAFIEENYKTRPFCTRWLEKAGFRKLRFVLSIFEKQGILKQYPLLIEKTKSAVSQFENTFLIANGNILITTR, from the coding sequence ATGCTGTTCTGTTTAATGGATGATTCAGTAATTGATTCCTATGTTCGTGCAGGAAATATTGCCAGAGAGATTAAAAAATTCGTAGAAAACTTTGTAAAAAAAGACATGAAGCTAATTGACATAGCTCTTGCTATTGATGACAAAATAGCCAAGTTTGGAGCAACTCCAGCTTTTCCAGTCAATTTATCTATTGATGAGGTTGCAGCACACTTTACTCCAGACTTGTCTTGCGAAAAGAAAGCCGGCGGGCTTTTGAAAGTAGATATTGGGGTTTGTGTTGATGGATACATCGCAGACACTGCCATCTCTATTGATTTAACAGGTGGGGAACATAAGCATCTTCTTGAAGCAAATCGGCTTGTTTTGTCCAATGTTGAAAAAATTGTAAAACCCAAAATGAAACTAAACGAAGTTGGAATCGCCGTAGAAGAAGCCCTCTTAAAATTCAACTCTGATAATGGCACCAATTTTTCCATAGTTCGCGGTCTTTGTGGACATTCACTTGGAAAAGACACCATACACGCAGGAATCACAATCCCAAATTACAAGAACCCTTCAGAAACCATATTAGATGAAATTGCTTTTGCAGTAGAGCCCTTCCTTACATACGGTCGCGGAGAAATCTACGAGGGAGCTGGCGGAGGGATTTTCGCGCTTTCGAAGGTTGGTGCAAAAGTCAGGGACAGCTATTCTCGTGAAATTCTTGCATTTATAGAAGAAAATTATAAAACACGTCCTTTCTGCACAAGATGGCTTGAGAAAGCAGGCTTTAGAAAACTCAGATTTGTTCTTTCAATTTTTGAAAAACAAGGAATCCTAAAACAATATCCACTACTCATAGAAAAAACGAAATCAGCAGTAAGCCAGTTTGAGAACACATTTCTTATTGCGAATGGCAATATTTTGATTACTACGAGATAG